From Argopecten irradians isolate NY chromosome 12, Ai_NY, whole genome shotgun sequence, one genomic window encodes:
- the LOC138336728 gene encoding uncharacterized oxidoreductase TM_0325-like produces MEGLVNKVVLITGASAGIGEGTAIHFSKLGSRLCLTGRNVTNLEKVVELCKNEGLDASKITHVPGEITSEADRTRILSHTIETFGRLDVLVNNAGAITYSSATDTTPEQYDEMMNVNTRSQFFLTQAAIPYLKETKGNIVNVSSICGQRAMSGVTAYCMSKAAMDSFTECLALELAPFGVRVNAINPGTVISMIARREDSAYKREEDYQKFLEVQKTKHPLGRVGIPQDIAQAIAFLASDQASFISGQILFVDGARHCISSAVATSVK; encoded by the exons GAGCCAGTGCCGGTATAGGGGAGGGAACTGCTATCCATTTCTCCAAACTTGGATCTCGACTGTGTCTAACAGGCCGTAATGTCACCAATCTAGAGAAGGTCGTCGAACTGTGTAAAAACGAGGGACTAGACGCATCTAAG ATTACCCATGTACCGGGAGAAATCACATCGGAGGCAGATAGGACGAGAATACTTAGCCATACTATTGAAACGTTCGGACGACTCGATGTATTA GTAAACAATGCTGGAGCTATAACCTATTCCTCGGCCACAGACACTACCCCAGAACAGTATGACGAGATGATGAATGTCAATACAAGGTCACAGTTCTTCCTCACGCAGGCAGCCATTCCTTACCTGAAGGAAACCAAAG GAAACATTGTCAACGTTTCAAGTATATGTGGGCAGCGTGCT atgtcaggTGTGACGGCCTATTGTATGAGTAAGGCGGCCATGGACTCTTTTACAGAATGCCTGGCATTGG AACTGGCTCCGTTTGGTGTTCGAGTGAATGCAATCAA CCCTGGTACAGTAATTAGTATGATAGCTCGCCGGGAAGACTCTGCTTATAAGAGAGAAGAGGATTACCAAAAG ttTTTGGAGGTCCAAAAAACGAAGCATCCTTTGGGTCGAGTAGGGATACCACAGGACATAGCACAAGCTATTGCTTTTCTAGCCTCGGATCAAGCCTCCTTTATTTCCGGTCAAATACTGTTTGTAGATGGCGCTCGTCATTGCATTTCCTCTGCAGTAGCGACATCAGTAAagtaa